DNA sequence from the Tissierella sp. MB52-C2 genome:
AGAACAACAGACCTGGAGTTATTAGAGGACAACTTTCTACAAATTATTTAAAAAGTAATATTAAGCAAAATAAAATATTTGCATTTTGTTTACAACATTTATTATTCAATTTTATCACTAAGCCTAATTTTATTGCATATGGATACCAATACTATAATAATCTTTCTCTAGTTTTATGTAGAAAATTTTATGGAATTACTACAGTGGCATATACTATTCCATCAAAATTAGAGTTAGAGAAACATCTTAATAACTTTGATCTATTTATATTTGAAGACTTCTTACCTAGTAATTCATTTAAAAATAGCTAAGGATGCCCTTAGCTATTTTATATTATATTTAATTTTCTACTAAAAATATATTTATATCAAATTCTCCAATAGTAGTCTTCAATGGTATAAGCAATGACTTTTTATTTGCCATGGAAATCGACTTATAATCCCCTACGATAATCTGCGGTGGAGCAATATCACATATATAATCATATGATGTTAAATTAGTTACTGCATTTCCACCGATTATGTTTGCAACTTCCCCTAAAGCTGAAGATACAAAATTATCGATTTCATCTAGTTCCATACCTGACATTATCTTAACCATTTCTAGGGCAGTTTCATTTTTGAAACCAAAAAGAACTGACCCTTTTAAATCTCCTGTAATTCCCAGTAAAACATTTGTCTCGTTACTACATACCATTCCCTCTACTATTTTTAAATCTCCTTTTTCTACTGGTAAATCAAGCATCAGACGAAATACATCTTGAGTTGCTCCATAAAAGGAGTTTATATATTCTGCTTTCATTACGCTTCCACCTCTTTACTTTTTACATACTCTCCAATTTTCTGATCCATTTTACCAACGTGCATAATTAGCCATGTCATAAGTTTTGCACCAAATTCTTGCATTTTCTCTTCAGTGAATTCGCCCTGCTCAAATACTTTAACATAATCATTAACCCCTTCTTTAAATACTCTGTGGGCCTCTTTATGTATTTCAATATCAGGATAACCAATACTTTTTTGATACTCTTCTTCATCATCAAAGTGAAATACTACATAATCTTTCATAAAATCCATAGTTTCTTTTACATTATCCAATCTATCTTCCCATGGTTTTTCTTTATCTTGAACAATCTTAATAAATTCTGATAGTCTTTTAAAAAGTTCAATATGTTGATCGTCAATTAAATCCACACCTATTCTATATTTATCTTTCCACATCATAATATCCCTCTTTTCTATATAAATGCTAAATTTACTATATTGTTATATCTAATATTTCTATCTCCTGTTCCTTAAGGAAATCTATAAATTTATCTCCTACTTTTACTATAGGTTTAGTTTCATCTTGAGGATGTATATATACTATTACTCCAGTAGTACCATCACTTAATAAAACTGTGTTCCCTACATAAAATCTAGAAATATTTTTTAAAAACACTTGGGTAATATGTGAATCTAAGGATGTAAAGCTTTCTTCTCTAAGATAATCTGCTGCTCTAAGAGGTGAGTCCTTATACTTATATGTTCTAGTAGAAGTAAGGGCATGATATATGTCACATATGGCTATTATTTTGGCATATAAATGTATGTCCTTTTCACTTACTCCATTTGGATAGCCAGTCCCATCTATTTTCTCATGGTGCTGTAATACTCCCAACAAAATATCATTATTAAATTTTTTAGTATCTAAAAGCATTTTATAGCTATAAAATGAATGTTTTCTCATTTCCACAGCTTCTTCTTCTGTCAATTTACTAGGTTTCTTTATTATATCATCGGATATCTTCAATTTTCCTAAATCATGGAAAAGTGCAGCTATGGATAAATCAAAAATTTGGTTTCTAGAAAGTTCTAACCACTTACCTAATGCGATGGCTAATATACACACTCCTAAACTATGATTAAAAGTATAGTCGTCTTTTTTCTTTAATAATCTCATTTGAGTAAGTATATCTCTTTCCTTAGATACCTCATCTACAAAATCTTTCATTGTTTCAAGTATCTTATCTGTCTCTAGTTTGTTTTCCCTTTTTACTTCATCAAATATTTTATCTAAAGCGTCCTCTAAATTATGATAGGAATCTTTCAATTCTTTATTGGAAACTCCTTCTGGAATTTTCTCTTCTCGTATAAAAACAGAGTCTATTTTATAATTAATTAATTTATTAATAAACTCTTTAGTTATGGCTGTACCCTTTGGAATCAATATAACTCCACTTCTTGAATCCATTACATCTCTATCTAAAATCATTCCTATATCTAGTTTCTTAACTTCTATGTTTTTACTCAAGTTATCACTCCTCTAAGGAATAATCTATTTTCCATTTTAATACAATTATATATTAAAGAAAAATATATAACAATAGCATTCTTTAAAGATTGTGCTAATTCATTTAGTGAGTATTTCGTTGTAAAATTAGAAAAAAATTAACTTAGCCAAATCCTATATTATCTACTTTAATACCCTATTTATCAAATTTAAAAAGTTTTTATAGCCTATTTTTTCTATATCTTCTTGTGTAAATCCTTTTTCCTTAAGTTTTAGTATAAAATCTTTTCCTTTAGAAATGTCCTCTAATCCCTTAGTACGTAGAGAAGAATCTTCAGTAAAGGTATTTGCTGTATCTTTTCCAATATATTCAAAGAAATCAAATCCTAAGGCGATTTTATCTATTCCTATGAGGTTTATAATATATTCTATATGACTTATTAAATAGTCTACACTTCTTTTATCCTTGTCTTCATGTATAAATTCATTGAAAGCATTTATACCAACTAGACCATCTCTTTCACCAATTGCCTTTATTTGATCATCGGTTAAATTTCTTGGAACATTACATAATACTCTTGAATTGGAATGAGATGCTATAAATGGCTTTTCAGCTACATTATAAATATCCCAAAAAGTTTTATCGTTTGCATGGGATACATCTAAAATCATACCTATGGATTCCATAATCTTAATAGCTTCTTTTCCTAAAGTAGTAAGACCTCTATTTATATCTCCCCTTGCTCCAGTTCCAAGAAAATTTTCTTCATTCCATGTTAGGCTTCCATGTCTAAACCCTAATTGGTACAAAGTATATATACTTTCTATATCTTCACCAATGCCACTTAATCCTTCTAATCCTAACAATACTCCAATTTTATTTTCTTCTATGGCTTTATAGAAATCTTTGCTATTATATATTACCTTTATTATATCTTTACTTTCCCATAGCTCACTACTCATGGCTTTAATACTTTCAACAAGTCTTTCCTTTGGCCTCTTATCATGTGGGGGATCAATCCATATAACAAATACCCCTCCAACCATATTTCCTTTTCTAAATCTATCTAAATGATAATCTCTAATAATATTTTTTAATCCTTTTTCCCTTTTTTTAGTTACATCGGCCCATATATCTCCATGTATATCAAATAACATAATTATAGTCCTCCTAGACAAATTCTTTCACTTATATTACCTGAATTAATAATAACCAAACACAGTAAATAACTAATAGTCTAAATAATATCTTTTCAAACTTACTATTTGTTTTAATTGTAATGGGAAAGGAAATTTTATTATTTAAAGGATAGAATAGCTTCACTCCCTTAGAAGTAAATAAGTCTGCTACTATGTGCAAGAAATACCCTATTATAAATCCAGAATATATGGAGTCTAATCCATAATCTAACTTACCTAAGGATACTATGGTTGTTGAGACAAGAAAGCCTACTATACTATGAGTAAATCCTCTATGACTTGATATTCCCACAAGAAAAGATCCTATACCCAGAAACAAAAGAAACTTTAACTTGCTTAGGTAATACAGATATGTAAATACAATTCCTACTAATACATAAAATGAGACTCTATAAAAATTGTTTTTAACTAATAATATCTTCTGATTTATTTTCCCCTTAGGGTGGTCTAAATCAGGAATTAAGGAACTTATTGCAGAAACCAATACTATTACAGACTGATTCTCTAAGGGTTGTCCATAGGATATAGTTAAAGCTGCTGCAATTCCTATTGCTATATGTGTTTTTCCTGTCATAAATATTCTCCTATTGATGTCGATTAAGGTTTCTAATTAAAAGACAAGGGACATTTTTTTAGTCCCCCATATTATTTATCCTCTATTATTCCCAATTTCTTAAGTACGACATTATATCCTTCTGATCCATAATTTAATGCTCTATTTATTCTGCTTATGGTTGCCGT
Encoded proteins:
- a CDS encoding chemotaxis protein CheX gives rise to the protein MKAEYINSFYGATQDVFRLMLDLPVEKGDLKIVEGMVCSNETNVLLGITGDLKGSVLFGFKNETALEMVKIMSGMELDEIDNFVSSALGEVANIIGGNAVTNLTSYDYICDIAPPQIIVGDYKSISMANKKSLLIPLKTTIGEFDINIFLVEN
- a CDS encoding hemerythrin family protein, translated to MMWKDKYRIGVDLIDDQHIELFKRLSEFIKIVQDKEKPWEDRLDNVKETMDFMKDYVVFHFDDEEEYQKSIGYPDIEIHKEAHRVFKEGVNDYVKVFEQGEFTEEKMQEFGAKLMTWLIMHVGKMDQKIGEYVKSKEVEA
- a CDS encoding HD-GYP domain-containing protein; translated protein: MSKNIEVKKLDIGMILDRDVMDSRSGVILIPKGTAITKEFINKLINYKIDSVFIREEKIPEGVSNKELKDSYHNLEDALDKIFDEVKRENKLETDKILETMKDFVDEVSKERDILTQMRLLKKKDDYTFNHSLGVCILAIALGKWLELSRNQIFDLSIAALFHDLGKLKISDDIIKKPSKLTEEEAVEMRKHSFYSYKMLLDTKKFNNDILLGVLQHHEKIDGTGYPNGVSEKDIHLYAKIIAICDIYHALTSTRTYKYKDSPLRAADYLREESFTSLDSHITQVFLKNISRFYVGNTVLLSDGTTGVIVYIHPQDETKPIVKVGDKFIDFLKEQEIEILDITI
- a CDS encoding membrane dipeptidase, encoding MLFDIHGDIWADVTKKREKGLKNIIRDYHLDRFRKGNMVGGVFVIWIDPPHDKRPKERLVESIKAMSSELWESKDIIKVIYNSKDFYKAIEENKIGVLLGLEGLSGIGEDIESIYTLYQLGFRHGSLTWNEENFLGTGARGDINRGLTTLGKEAIKIMESIGMILDVSHANDKTFWDIYNVAEKPFIASHSNSRVLCNVPRNLTDDQIKAIGERDGLVGINAFNEFIHEDKDKRSVDYLISHIEYIINLIGIDKIALGFDFFEYIGKDTANTFTEDSSLRTKGLEDISKGKDFILKLKEKGFTQEDIEKIGYKNFLNLINRVLK
- a CDS encoding metal-dependent hydrolase, giving the protein MTGKTHIAIGIAAALTISYGQPLENQSVIVLVSAISSLIPDLDHPKGKINQKILLVKNNFYRVSFYVLVGIVFTYLYYLSKLKFLLFLGIGSFLVGISSHRGFTHSIVGFLVSTTIVSLGKLDYGLDSIYSGFIIGYFLHIVADLFTSKGVKLFYPLNNKISFPITIKTNSKFEKILFRLLVIYCVWLLLIQVI